CAAAAAACTCATGCCCATTTTTGAATTCAAAATTCAAAATTACAAGTTTAAATTACAGCACTTGCGATCGCATCCACGCTACTGGCAAAGAACGTAATTTTTGCCATTGGGGTACGTAGGCACGCCGAGTAAACACGTTGTAATCGTTGCGTTCAATTATGCTTAAAATTCGACTGTAATGCATGAGAGCCGCCCATACAGGCCAACGAGCATCACCAGATAGGTAAGTAATACCTCTTTCGGCTTTAGTATAAAACTGTCTAGCTCTGGAAATTTGAAACTGCATCAGGGAGCGCCAACGGTCATCGACTACACCTTTAAACAAATCTTCCTCAGTGTAATTGAATCGCGCCAAATCTTCCAGAGGAATATAAATGCGCCCACGTTGTGCATCTTCGCCCACATCTCGAAGGATGTTGGTGAGTTGCTTGGCAATTCCCAAGGCAATTTCTTCAGCAGTGGGCATATAAGGCTGTTGTTGACAGTTCCACGGGGCTGTATTTCTGGTTTCATCCAAACCCATGACTGAAGTTGACATTAAGCCGACAGTACCAGCGACCCGGTAACAGTAGAGGTATAAATCCTCAAAGGTTTCATAGCGACTACGATATAAATCCATTTGCTGACCAGCAATCATATCCCGGAAGGGCTGAATGTCCATTGGAAAGCGTCGAACAGTATCAGCCAAAGCTACATCATAATTTTCGACTGGCTGTCCAGCAAAAATTGATTCGAGCTGTTTTTCCCATAAATCTAGGGTTTCTGGGGTAGTCATGGCAGATCCTGGGCCATCTACCAGTTCATCTGTGCGGCGACACCAAGCGTAAATCGCCCAAATAGCCGGGCGTTTT
The window above is part of the Nodularia spumigena CCY9414 genome. Proteins encoded here:
- the crtB gene encoding 15-cis-phytoene synthase CrtB: MLQLPDSPPRMKTLVSVDESYKLCRQLIAKYSATFYLSTLLLSEEKRPAIWAIYAWCRRTDELVDGPGSAMTTPETLDLWEKQLESIFAGQPVENYDVALADTVRRFPMDIQPFRDMIAGQQMDLYRSRYETFEDLYLYCYRVAGTVGLMSTSVMGLDETRNTAPWNCQQQPYMPTAEEIALGIAKQLTNILRDVGEDAQRGRIYIPLEDLARFNYTEEDLFKGVVDDRWRSLMQFQISRARQFYTKAERGITYLSGDARWPVWAALMHYSRILSIIERNDYNVFTRRAYVPQWQKLRSLPVAWMRSQVL